The Methanomassiliicoccales archaeon genome includes a region encoding these proteins:
- the nuoK gene encoding NADH-quinone oxidoreductase subunit NuoK encodes MNIPLEYILMLSSSLFVIGAAGVILKKNAIVVLMSIEIMLNAANINLVAFSSNLGDAQGQAFALFSIGIAAAEVTVALAILLNLNKLRKTVNVDDINLLRW; translated from the coding sequence ATGAACATACCTCTGGAATACATACTGATGCTATCTTCATCCCTGTTCGTCATCGGGGCGGCCGGGGTAATACTGAAGAAGAACGCCATCGTCGTGCTGATGTCCATTGAGATCATGCTCAACGCCGCGAACATCAACCTGGTGGCCTTCTCCTCGAACCTGGGCGACGCTCAGGGACAGGCCTTCGCCCTGTTCTCCATAGGCATCGCCGCGGCCGAAGTGACCGTGGCTCTGGCCATACTGCTCAACCTGAACAAGCTGAGGAAGACCGTGAACGTGGACGACATCAACCTATTAAGGTGGTAA
- a CDS encoding NADH-quinone oxidoreductase subunit M: MLENIPILSLLLLFPLIGAVVTFFLGKNPKMAKMSALAFSAISLALSLLMLTEYVQTAGGYQFHESFTWIDALGIQYIVGVDGISVPMVFLSTLLVFLAVIFSWDIEHRTNQYMALLLVLELGVLGVFMALDYFVFYIFWEVVLIPMYFLISIWGGPRRSYAAIKFFIYTHIASLVMLLGIFAMYFEAGSISGIYTFSMETINAISPTFGTTFQIIVFGALFFGFAVKMPMFPFHTWLPDTHVEAPTAGSVLLAGLLLKMGAYGIIRIALPALPTGAGEWQWVMVIMAILSIIYGALMCLAQKDLKKMVAYSSISHMGLVLLGFATFSELGIAAGVFQMFAHGLITAVLFMMCGVVQHKTGTRNIPRLGGLAAKMPYAATFMMIGFLASLGLPGMVGFVAEFSIFTSTYDAFGWLLLIPVMSVAITAAYYIWAMQRTLFGPLTKEVDTEHMHDLYWYEALPLAVLSGFIVLFGMFPALVMDYIRPAVGAVVGLLGGI; the protein is encoded by the coding sequence ATGTTAGAGAACATACCGATACTATCCCTGCTGTTGTTATTCCCCCTGATCGGTGCAGTGGTCACCTTCTTCCTGGGGAAGAACCCCAAGATGGCCAAGATGTCGGCGTTGGCTTTCTCCGCCATATCCTTGGCGCTCTCGCTGTTGATGCTCACGGAATACGTGCAGACCGCCGGCGGCTACCAGTTCCATGAATCATTCACCTGGATAGACGCCCTCGGCATCCAATACATCGTAGGCGTGGACGGAATCAGCGTGCCCATGGTCTTCCTGAGCACCCTATTGGTTTTCCTGGCCGTAATATTCTCCTGGGACATCGAACACCGGACCAACCAGTACATGGCCTTGCTGCTAGTGCTGGAGCTCGGAGTGCTAGGTGTCTTCATGGCCCTGGACTACTTCGTGTTCTACATCTTCTGGGAGGTAGTGCTGATCCCGATGTACTTCCTGATCAGCATCTGGGGCGGTCCGAGGCGGTCCTATGCGGCGATCAAATTCTTCATCTATACCCACATCGCCAGTTTGGTCATGTTGCTGGGCATATTCGCCATGTACTTCGAGGCCGGGTCCATCAGCGGAATCTACACCTTCAGCATGGAGACCATAAACGCGATCTCCCCGACGTTCGGGACCACCTTCCAGATAATTGTGTTCGGAGCCCTCTTCTTCGGCTTCGCCGTAAAGATGCCCATGTTCCCCTTCCATACCTGGCTACCGGACACGCACGTGGAAGCCCCCACCGCCGGCTCCGTCCTCCTGGCCGGACTACTGCTTAAAATGGGCGCCTACGGTATCATCCGCATCGCCCTTCCCGCCCTGCCCACCGGTGCTGGTGAATGGCAATGGGTCATGGTCATAATGGCCATCCTGTCCATCATCTACGGCGCTCTGATGTGCCTGGCACAGAAGGACCTGAAGAAGATGGTAGCATACTCCTCCATCAGCCACATGGGGCTGGTGCTGCTAGGATTCGCCACCTTCAGCGAGCTTGGGATCGCCGCAGGCGTGTTCCAGATGTTCGCCCACGGTCTCATCACCGCCGTCCTCTTCATGATGTGCGGCGTGGTGCAGCACAAGACGGGCACCAGGAACATCCCCAGGCTGGGTGGCCTGGCGGCCAAGATGCCGTACGCCGCGACCTTCATGATGATCGGTTTCCTGGCCTCCCTGGGCCTGCCGGGAATGGTCGGCTTCGTGGCGGAGTTCTCGATATTCACCTCCACCTATGATGCCTTCGGCTGGCTGCTACTGATCCCGGTGATGAGCGTGGCCATAACCGCCGCCTATTACATCTGGGCCATGCAGCGGACCCTCTTCGGCCCCCTGACCAAGGAAGTGGACACCGAGCACATGCACGACCTGTACTGGTACGAGGCGCTGCCCCTGGCGGTGCTTAGCGGTTTCATCGTGCTCTTCGGCATGTTCCCCGCACTGGTGATGGACTACATACGCCCCGCCGTCGGCGCGGTCGTGGGTCTTCTGGGAGGGATCTAA
- the nuoL gene encoding NADH-quinone oxidoreductase subunit L — translation MSILEYAWLIPVLPLLAFVIVGFLGGKMKDSGHLVALIGVGGGMVLALWTAFELLTTGTVYRDSMDWVVLSSDYTIEMGIFLDNVAAMMLIVVSFISFLVVVYSKGYMHDQGKRQHRYFTEICLFVGVMLGLVLANNFLQMFIFWELVGLCSYLLIGFWFERPAAARAAKKAFLVTRVGDVMFMIGLFLLFTELHTLNYELVWASLASADQTTLAFAAFFLFGGAIGKSAQFPLHDWLPDAMEGPTTVSALIHAATMVNAGVYLVARAFPIIATSAEVSLFVAAIGGITAFIAATMALCAPKIKGVLAYSTVSQLGYMILALGSGAFLWNQGHELAGSLAFGAGLFHLMNHAFFKGMLFLGAGSVIHFVGTENLNEMGGLGKYMKVTSITMLISSLSIAGIPVLSGFWSKDEVLAVAFEAGDLNLTFMLLWVLGVATAFMTAFYMFRMWFMAFKGEEKEGTRRALAHGHHAHEAPITMLIPLIVLVILAFGSGFALFIGDGFYSTINMGGNFEAMDIGERLTEVFTSPLTYLSIVAAVGGILLAYFTFFKTKVSAEKVVSKGFPKAMRQLLLDRYKFPVAYDKIGYVGVYGFSLLLDKFDHYIIDGIVNAISAFLIKAGGVVRKAQTGLIQNYTTLLLLGVSLIIVLLYVVGALR, via the coding sequence ATGAGCATACTCGAATACGCATGGTTGATCCCGGTCCTACCGTTACTGGCCTTCGTCATAGTCGGGTTCCTGGGCGGCAAGATGAAAGACAGTGGCCATTTAGTGGCCTTGATCGGTGTCGGAGGCGGCATGGTCCTGGCCCTGTGGACGGCCTTCGAGCTGCTGACCACCGGGACCGTCTACCGAGACTCCATGGACTGGGTGGTCCTAAGTTCGGACTACACCATCGAGATGGGGATCTTCCTGGACAACGTGGCGGCCATGATGCTCATCGTGGTCTCCTTCATCTCCTTCCTGGTGGTCGTCTACTCCAAGGGTTACATGCACGACCAGGGGAAGAGGCAGCACCGTTACTTCACCGAGATATGCCTCTTCGTGGGCGTCATGCTCGGGCTGGTATTGGCCAACAACTTCCTGCAGATGTTCATCTTCTGGGAACTGGTCGGTCTCTGCTCGTACCTGCTCATCGGCTTCTGGTTCGAGAGGCCTGCAGCGGCCCGCGCGGCCAAGAAGGCCTTCCTGGTGACCAGGGTAGGGGACGTCATGTTCATGATCGGCCTCTTCCTGCTGTTCACCGAGCTGCACACCCTAAACTATGAGCTGGTCTGGGCCTCCCTGGCCTCAGCGGACCAGACGACCCTGGCCTTCGCCGCCTTCTTCCTGTTCGGAGGGGCCATAGGCAAGAGCGCCCAGTTCCCGTTGCATGACTGGCTCCCGGACGCTATGGAAGGTCCGACCACCGTCTCCGCGTTAATACACGCGGCCACCATGGTCAACGCCGGTGTCTACCTGGTCGCTAGAGCCTTCCCGATCATAGCGACGAGCGCCGAGGTAAGCCTCTTCGTGGCCGCCATTGGAGGCATCACCGCCTTCATAGCCGCTACCATGGCCCTCTGCGCCCCTAAGATCAAGGGAGTGCTCGCTTACTCCACCGTCTCACAGCTGGGGTACATGATATTGGCTCTTGGCTCTGGTGCGTTCCTATGGAACCAGGGTCATGAGCTCGCTGGAAGTTTAGCCTTCGGAGCTGGCCTGTTCCATCTGATGAACCACGCCTTCTTCAAAGGCATGCTCTTCCTTGGCGCCGGTTCGGTCATTCACTTCGTAGGCACCGAGAACCTGAACGAGATGGGCGGCCTAGGCAAGTACATGAAGGTCACAAGCATCACCATGCTGATATCCTCCCTGTCCATCGCCGGCATTCCGGTCCTGTCCGGGTTCTGGAGCAAGGACGAGGTGCTCGCCGTGGCCTTCGAGGCCGGGGACCTGAACCTCACGTTCATGCTGTTATGGGTGCTGGGAGTCGCCACCGCCTTCATGACCGCCTTCTACATGTTCCGCATGTGGTTCATGGCGTTCAAGGGCGAAGAGAAGGAGGGTACCAGGCGCGCTCTCGCGCACGGGCACCACGCTCACGAGGCCCCGATCACCATGTTGATACCTCTGATCGTATTGGTGATCCTGGCCTTCGGCTCCGGATTCGCGCTGTTCATCGGCGACGGGTTCTACTCGACCATCAATATGGGCGGTAATTTCGAGGCCATGGATATAGGCGAGCGCCTAACCGAGGTGTTCACCTCCCCGCTGACCTACCTATCCATAGTCGCGGCGGTGGGCGGGATCCTTCTTGCATACTTCACCTTCTTCAAGACCAAGGTGTCCGCGGAGAAGGTCGTGTCCAAAGGCTTCCCCAAGGCCATGCGCCAGCTGTTACTGGACCGCTACAAGTTCCCCGTAGCTTATGACAAGATAGGCTACGTGGGCGTGTACGGCTTCTCCCTGCTGCTGGACAAGTTCGATCATTATATCATCGACGGCATAGTGAATGCCATCAGCGCCTTCCTGATCAAGGCCGGCGGAGTGGTCCGCAAGGCCCAGACCGGGCTGATTCAGAACTACACCACGCTCTTGCTGTTGGGAGTCTCGCTGATAATCGTTCTGCTCTATGTCGTAGGAGCGCTGAGGTGA
- a CDS encoding polyprenyl synthetase family protein: MSQSWEASIKDELQMVEQEIHRSIQSEQPILTEISDYVITSGGKRMRPGVTILSYLTNGGKDVSEAVKIAAAFEMIHSATLIHDDINDRSEMRRGKPSAYKKFGLQKALVGGDFLFVKAFAIGGFFNEEIVSLVAEACTAIAESEIMQFEKEGQVAPIDVYLNIIEGKTAKPIMASARIGAYLADASPDRIHAMGDYGINIGIAFQIVDDILDIVGNEKALGKPRMVDFDEAKATLPLIYAMGDPAVSERLSKLFQKKSKSEKDIEEALSLIAKTTAIERSKVKAREYADKALKALEGVPESNHKEGLRKLAETVVNRSY, translated from the coding sequence ATGTCTCAGTCATGGGAGGCCTCCATCAAGGATGAACTGCAGATGGTGGAACAGGAGATCCACCGTAGCATCCAGTCGGAGCAGCCCATTCTCACCGAGATAAGCGATTACGTCATAACCTCGGGCGGAAAGCGCATGCGCCCGGGGGTCACCATACTGTCCTATTTGACCAACGGGGGCAAGGACGTCTCCGAGGCGGTCAAGATCGCCGCGGCCTTCGAAATGATACACTCCGCCACCCTCATCCACGACGACATCAACGACCGGTCGGAGATGAGGCGGGGCAAGCCCTCCGCATACAAGAAGTTCGGACTGCAGAAGGCCTTGGTCGGCGGGGACTTTCTTTTCGTGAAAGCCTTCGCCATCGGCGGCTTCTTCAACGAGGAGATCGTCAGCCTGGTGGCTGAGGCCTGCACGGCCATCGCCGAGAGCGAGATAATGCAGTTCGAGAAGGAGGGGCAGGTCGCTCCCATCGACGTTTACCTGAACATCATCGAGGGCAAGACCGCCAAACCGATAATGGCCAGTGCCCGCATCGGAGCGTATCTGGCCGATGCCAGCCCCGATCGGATCCACGCCATGGGCGATTACGGGATCAACATAGGGATAGCCTTCCAGATCGTGGACGACATCCTGGACATCGTAGGGAACGAGAAGGCCTTGGGCAAGCCCCGCATGGTGGACTTCGATGAGGCCAAGGCCACCCTGCCGCTAATCTATGCCATGGGAGACCCCGCGGTGAGCGAGCGCCTCTCCAAGCTTTTCCAAAAGAAAAGCAAATCGGAGAAGGACATCGAGGAGGCCCTGTCCCTGATAGCCAAGACCACGGCCATCGAAAGGTCGAAGGTCAAGGCCAGGGAGTACGCCGACAAGGCGCTGAAGGCCTTGGAGGGCGTTCCCGAGTCCAATCACAAGGAAGGGCTGCGCAAGCTCGCCGAGACTGTGGTCAACCGCAGCTATTGA
- a CDS encoding NAD(P)/FAD-dependent oxidoreductase, which yields MSEELKVDVVVVGAGPAGSTTARYAAESGADVLVLERRSQVGVPVRCGEFMPSLEEMTAMFPSTGDMAELFEVPADLVCIKCDTTRIYSPKFTRYEIPFIGYTTDRDRLDQFFASQAEKAGAWIMTGQRVTKVSEGLVQTDDLTVKAKVIVGADGPMSIVGKAFGLPRSKDLCPAVTTQIKGDFEPVCEMYFGTVAPGGYAWIIPKKGAANVGLGVARRFSKDTINNYFESFLEVKGLKADKPEGKLIPMSMPAKRTVAGQAITVGDAAGQVMAVNGGGIPIARMAGRVAGRAVAENVLKGTSLEKYEEEWRRQIFKQLRTAAHTKFLAGLCFGSAWRTETAMRFLGERRMNNLIRCRRILP from the coding sequence ATGAGCGAGGAACTCAAGGTGGATGTGGTAGTGGTGGGAGCCGGCCCGGCCGGCAGCACCACCGCCAGGTACGCGGCCGAGAGCGGAGCGGACGTGCTAGTTCTCGAACGCAGGTCCCAAGTGGGCGTGCCGGTCCGCTGCGGAGAGTTCATGCCCAGCTTGGAGGAGATGACCGCCATGTTCCCGAGCACCGGCGACATGGCCGAGCTCTTCGAAGTGCCCGCGGACCTGGTTTGCATTAAATGCGACACCACGCGCATCTACTCCCCCAAGTTCACCCGTTACGAGATCCCTTTCATCGGCTACACCACCGACAGGGACCGACTGGACCAGTTCTTCGCCTCCCAGGCCGAGAAGGCCGGGGCCTGGATCATGACCGGTCAGCGGGTCACAAAGGTGAGCGAAGGGCTGGTGCAGACGGACGACCTGACCGTCAAGGCCAAGGTCATCGTGGGGGCCGACGGTCCCATGTCCATCGTGGGCAAGGCCTTCGGTCTGCCGCGTTCCAAGGACCTGTGCCCCGCCGTGACCACCCAGATAAAGGGAGATTTCGAGCCGGTATGCGAGATGTACTTCGGCACGGTGGCCCCGGGGGGATATGCCTGGATAATCCCCAAGAAGGGCGCAGCCAACGTCGGGCTGGGCGTGGCCCGCCGGTTCAGCAAGGACACGATCAACAATTATTTCGAGAGCTTCTTGGAGGTGAAGGGACTGAAGGCCGACAAGCCCGAAGGTAAGCTCATACCCATGTCCATGCCCGCCAAGAGGACCGTGGCCGGGCAGGCTATCACCGTCGGCGACGCCGCCGGGCAGGTCATGGCCGTGAACGGCGGCGGCATACCCATCGCCCGTATGGCCGGGCGGGTGGCCGGCAGGGCCGTGGCCGAGAACGTGCTCAAAGGGACGAGCCTGGAAAAGTACGAAGAGGAGTGGCGCAGGCAGATCTTCAAGCAGCTACGCACCGCCGCCCACACCAAATTCCTGGCGGGACTGTGCTTCGGCAGCGCCTGGCGCACCGAGACGGCCATGAGGTTCCTGGGCGAGCGGAGGATGAACAACCTCATCCGCTGCCGCCGCATCCTGCCTTAG
- a CDS encoding NADH-quinone oxidoreductase subunit N, translating to MDYSAIYPEIILALFAIAIPAVGMVIKDSKYLATVSLAGVGLSMLAVLMHFLSSAGAVVFDTGILVLDDFSGLFMMIFLSVAFVVILASGKFIEGQKHASEYFSLILLATVGMLLVASSTDLFVLYVGIEVTSISSYALVAFRKKDLKGTEAATKYFIFGGVSSAFTLFGISLLYGVTGTTSFAGIGAAMATLTGFQEIVWVALVMVIVGFGFKVAMVPFHSWAPDVYEGAPSTITAMLAADSKKMGFVALFKFFLIGMIAIKADWDIVVALIAIVTMTVGNLAALNQTSIKRMLAYSSIAQAGYILIAIPVGTEYALTGGIFHIMTHAFMKGGAFIIVATLSVAAIGEKIADYKGLAKRSKFMAFSMMVLLFSLAGIPPLAGFASKVVLFSAPISGAVAGSEWMIWLSVAGIINSAISLYYYARVVKYMYVDELEEGAPSDKLKLPKSMMAAVAICVVAVIVIGVYPNFFIQLCQNAAHALFA from the coding sequence GTGGACTACTCAGCGATATACCCCGAGATCATATTGGCCCTGTTCGCCATAGCCATACCCGCCGTGGGCATGGTCATCAAGGACAGCAAGTACCTGGCGACAGTATCGTTGGCAGGCGTTGGGTTATCCATGCTAGCGGTCCTCATGCACTTCCTCAGCAGTGCCGGGGCCGTGGTATTCGACACCGGCATCCTGGTGCTGGATGACTTCAGCGGCCTGTTCATGATGATCTTCCTGAGCGTGGCCTTCGTGGTCATACTGGCCTCGGGCAAGTTCATCGAAGGCCAGAAGCACGCCTCGGAGTATTTCTCCCTGATTCTGCTAGCGACCGTAGGCATGCTGCTGGTGGCCTCTTCGACCGACCTCTTCGTGCTTTACGTAGGCATCGAAGTGACCAGCATATCCTCCTACGCCCTGGTGGCCTTCCGCAAGAAGGACCTGAAGGGGACGGAAGCGGCCACGAAGTACTTCATCTTCGGCGGCGTTTCCTCGGCCTTCACCCTGTTCGGTATATCCCTGCTGTACGGCGTGACCGGCACGACCTCCTTCGCCGGCATCGGGGCGGCAATGGCCACCCTGACCGGGTTCCAGGAGATCGTCTGGGTGGCGCTGGTCATGGTCATCGTGGGCTTCGGCTTCAAGGTGGCCATGGTACCGTTCCATTCCTGGGCCCCGGATGTGTACGAGGGTGCCCCGAGCACCATCACCGCCATGCTGGCAGCCGACTCCAAGAAGATGGGCTTCGTCGCCCTGTTCAAGTTCTTCCTGATCGGTATGATCGCCATCAAGGCGGACTGGGACATCGTGGTGGCCCTAATAGCCATAGTGACCATGACGGTGGGCAACCTGGCAGCGCTCAACCAGACCAGCATCAAGAGGATGTTGGCCTACTCGAGCATCGCCCAGGCCGGCTACATACTGATCGCCATACCGGTGGGTACGGAATACGCCCTGACGGGCGGAATATTCCACATCATGACCCACGCCTTCATGAAGGGCGGAGCGTTCATCATCGTGGCCACCCTGTCCGTCGCGGCCATTGGCGAGAAGATTGCGGACTATAAGGGACTGGCCAAGAGGTCCAAGTTCATGGCCTTTTCCATGATGGTGCTGCTCTTCTCCCTGGCGGGCATACCGCCCCTGGCCGGGTTCGCCAGCAAGGTCGTGCTGTTCTCCGCCCCCATATCGGGTGCGGTGGCCGGCTCGGAATGGATGATCTGGCTGTCCGTGGCAGGCATCATCAACAGCGCCATATCCCTGTACTACTACGCCCGCGTGGTCAAGTACATGTACGTGGACGAGCTGGAAGAAGGTGCCCCATCGGACAAGCTAAAGCTGCCCAAGAGCATGATGGCTGCGGTCGCGATATGCGTCGTAGCGGTCATCGTGATAGGGGTCTATCCGAACTTCTTCATACAGCTCTGCCAGAACGCCGCCCATGCCTTGTTCGCCTGA